The Schistocerca cancellata isolate TAMUIC-IGC-003103 chromosome 4, iqSchCanc2.1, whole genome shotgun sequence genome contains a region encoding:
- the LOC126183256 gene encoding proteoglycan 4-like — MRPPLVSKAARAQPDVCFGIRNVKVYNVPFECPNEAIARKLGEFGTVLSVENDVWPAGFRPAQLPREAADTSTYAGALVGPPSITPPDRPVSAAPAAEAPVSDNVTPPTVVVPPVVSEQSLPADHTPREVRIADLPAVSVSDVPVPETSEMLVASPRPISVPAPPTDKRKLPSQPGPSTAGEADASGAESEVSQASTQSAPADPKPKRKRSKKRSKTAPTEGVDVTFDQAVEGLTDTLVQERRDAPFVHGPPVSVPTAPASRPVPDAVPAPSDTMQWSDDVEEDHFF; from the exons atgcgtcctccgctagtgtcgaaggctgcacgcgcccagccggACGTGT GCTTCGGCATTCGAAATGTGAAAGTTTATAATGTTCCGTTCGAATGCCCAAATGAGGCCATTGCTCGTAAACTCGGAGAATTTGGCACCGTGCTTAGTGTGGAGAATGATGTGTGGCCTGCAGGATTTAG GCCGGCTCAGCTGCCGCGCGAAGCTGCTGATACCTCCACGTATGCGGGCGCGTTGGTTGGACCCCCCTCGATCACCCCGCCCGACCGACCGGTTTCTGCCGCTCCTGCAGCTGAGGCTCCTGTGTCTGACAATGTGACTCCGCCCACAGTTGTCGTTCCCCCGGTTGTGTCAGAACAAAGTTTACCTGCCGATCACACCCCTCGCGAGGTCCGTATTGCTGATTTGCCAGCCGTCAGTGTTTCGGACGTGCCCGTTCCGGAGACTTCTGAAATGTTGGTCGCGTCACCACGGCCGATTTCAGTCCCCGCCCCGCCGACAGACAAGCGGAAATTGCCGTCACAGCCGGGCCCGTCCACCGCCGGCGAGGCGGATGCTAGCGGTGCCGAAAGTGAGGTGTCCCAAGCTTCCACTCAGTCCGCCCCTGCCGATCCAAAACCGAAGCGTAAAAGGTCAAAGAAGCGTTCGAAAACGGCGCCCACTGAGGGCGTCGACGTCACCTTCGACCAGGCGGTTGAGGGACTGACGGATACTTTGGTCCAAGAGCGTCGCGACGCACCTTTCGTACACGGTCCGCCTGTGTCGGTGCCCACCGCCCCCGCTTCCCGGCCCGTTCCGGACGCCGTACCTGCTCCTTCGGACACCATGCAGTGGTCTGATGATGTGGAGGAGGATCACTTTTTCTAG